A stretch of DNA from Acanthopagrus latus isolate v.2019 chromosome 7, fAcaLat1.1, whole genome shotgun sequence:
TGGGCTCTGGGTGGCAACTGGCATCACTTAGTCATTTGTTTAGTCTAACAGGGGCGATTACAGCTTTAACTCAAACATAGGTTTTCCCTGTTGACCTCATCATACACATGATACAGTACAAGGCTTAGCTGGTACTGCAGGGTGCTTCCCAATTGCTTAGAGGAGAACAGCTGGGCCCTCTAAACTGAGTGGTAGACATTTGAGTTCAGATCTCAGTCActacaagacaaaacacaaggaaCTCAGAGGAGACATCACACAAATgccaacaacaaactgacaaagggTACATGGGAAACCAAGgtttaaatacacagacacactaataAGTGAACGAGGAACAGGTGGGGtaagagcagggaggaggacaggtgagataatgagggaaAGACACAGGAGAAAGCATGAAGGAAACAATACtgtcagacagagggagataaacatgcaaggaggaaaaggaagagataGAGGGGAGAACATAAAGGgaaaagcacagaggagaaaaccaagagacacaaacaagtgacaaaacacaagacaccagacacaacacaaagagtggagagaggagttttttttactgatacTGTCGGCCCAGTGTTAAGGTGTGCTCTATGATAGAACAAGaatacaaaatgaatattttctggatttaaaacatgtaatggTGTATTCATtgggaaaaacacagaatggTAGGACTGATTTATATGTCCTCACTGGCTTGCCTGTGgttcaacacacaaaacaactctcattttatttacaagaaGACAATCTCATAACTGATACTCTGTGTGTCCATACATGCTGATCAAGACCCATGCATTACTCtttatacttgttttttttaagccttgCTCAAAGTTGATTCCACTTCAAAAAAGGTCTGTCAGTCGTTTCTTTTTACAGTAttcatattaaaataataaattctTTCAGGGCTTTCCAGTGATCTTCCATGGTGTGAAAGGTGTTGATGAGCGTGAGGCCAGCAGCCCTTCGTTCTTCAACGTAACGGAGGTGGAGGTGCTCATGGAGTATGTGGTGAAACTGCTGCAGAAACATGCCAAGAAAGGGCAGCCTGCTGTCTCACCCAGTGACATAGGCATCATTGCCCCCTACAGGAAACAGGTCAGAATGAATTCAGTTCAACATTACAACAGGTAATAGTTTTGCCGATGACTTTAGTACAACTGAACACCTGTCGAAGGGGAAacatttaagtacatttaggtttaaagtgtttttttctgggtgTCACACAGGTGCAGAAAATCTGTCAGGCTCTTGATAACGTTGGGAAAAACCATAAAGACCTTAAGGTAACTAAATATTTGGCACAAGTAATGTAAGACACACAACAGAAGCTGTCTATGAAGTGtatttacgtgtgtgtgtgcgtgcatctgTATGTGCGTGCATCAGGTTGGATCTGTGGAGGAGTTCCAGGGTCAGGAGAGGAGGGTGATCATGGTGTCTACAGTTCGGAGCAGCCCCGACTACACAGAGATAGATAAACAGTTCAGCCTCGGCTTCGTCAAGAATGAGAAGGTACAGCACAAATACATGtatgtacactgtgtgtgtacacaccaAACATTATTTTGACACACTCTTTTCTTGTCCAGAGATTCAACGTGGCAGTGACTCGGGCTAAAGCCCTGCTGATTGTGGTGGGAAACCCCAGAGTGCTGAACACCGATGAGACCTGGGCCCAGTACGTATAACGTGGACTCTTCTGATCTCTGCTGTCAGCATacacatattaacatttaaattgtaTTAAAGAGAGTCCCTgttgactttgttgtttttctctccctcctgctcatCTGCAGGTTCATCCAGTACTGTAAAGATGAAGGAGGCTACACTGGTTTTACTCCAGTAGAAGACGACGAGGACATGGTGATGAGACTCTCTGCCCTCTACAAAAGCATTGAGGCTAAAGGTGACAAAcatatctttattttcataaatCCCCTCAAAATaagcaactttttaaaattatactTTAGTTTGGTTTTTGCTTAAATTCCACACCTTGCTATCTATTTAGCAGATCATGGACCCTGAGTGGAGGAGTGACCTGTGAGGGAATGCCCACGagatgctttaaaaaacaaacaaacaaacaaaaaccttttttttttgtttacatatgtACTGTAACATTAGGACAAGAGGATAATGCACACTTTAAATGTTCACAGCAGGTATTCATGAGacgaaaacaaaatgttctaaTATGATGTTAATGTCAGattattgtctttttaactTTATCAATATGAACTTGACCAAAGACCACAAGGGAAAAGGGAGCGGATTAATGTTTAGAGTACTTTGTCTTCCATTGCCTCTGTGGACCAAAAATGATTTGGAGACTTGAATATTCAGACTTCAAGTAATTTATATTAACTTTGCTCAATTGTCACAgttctttattattataatgcAGTTTCATGATAATTAGTTGCTTTATTAAACCAAAGGATGCATGTTCATGTATGAAGTCAACACAGCTAATGTGCCATTAGTTTCAAGTCGTGTAGTGTGTGCAGGTTTGGGATTAGAGGGAGGAACATCTGTGAAGATTCCCATAATGTGCATGTTGCAAACCGGTTTCACAGTTGGTTAGGTGTGGCCTGTGGCGTGAGCCCAGCTTAAGTTTTGACTGCTTTTTGGATTACCCTTTGCTTAGCCTTTGCTTTTTGGACTtggatttcatattttttgtatttgcacCAGCAGCTTCATTAAAGCTTACTTTTGCTATCATCTAATTCATTTTGtatctgcatttgtgtttttacatttgtttatataGTTTTGTCTATgatttattttggcattttcttaaattaaaaaaaaatgtaaaatatatattaaatattatggGAGTAAGTTTTAATACTAACAAGATCCTAATCTCATTTCACTTAAGATAAAAAGGCTAGAAATTTTAGCTTAAGACACCAACTCGTTCTCACATATGTGGATCCAGCTGTATGGAGACGTTCAGCCTACTTTGACTGGGAGTCAGAAAGTCCTGAAGTTTTGGTTTCCTCAAGTGTTCTGAGTTCCACTGCGGGCTTGCTGTGTCGGTCCAAATAGCCAGAGGGAAGTCCGGTACTCTGTGAATGAAATTCTTGCTTCACGGCCCAGCAGGATGTCCGCTTTGAGAGCGCTGAAAGTCTGTTCCAGTCACCAGAGCCCACCGAACGGGCGGGGTGGGGTTTTACCCCAAACCAAACTCATTAACTATAAAACTTTATCTTGGCTTAACAATAACATAAgagaaacatggaaaacatcagttttattaatATCTCTTACTGTTCCTTAATATACTAAAATTAAGCAGATGAGATTCTAGTTTATTGGTTATTTTCACTTGTTGGAGCTCTGGATGAGTACAGAGACTGCTGTTGGATTGGAatgtcacaaacacagaacGGAGCATGTCACAAATCCTCGGGTGACAGGAGGACCAGATAAACAAGGAGGAGGCCCTGAGCAGTTTTACTCTTAAAGGGTGTATCTGCTGATTCAGTCAAAAGGAAAGAACATCAGCTGTCATTACCTAATTTACAATTGCAGACATTCAATCATAACCatctttgttcctttttcttctgatgTGTAGAGAGAAGACTCTTCTGTGTTGACCTTGGTTGACCTAAAAAACAGGAGTGCATCTCTTTTCGGGGTGGGAAAGATTGATGTTATTTGTTGTAAATTACTAAAAGAAGTCTCCGGTGACGCGTCCATCCGAAGGTTTATAGCAAGAAAAACATCTTCCTTGCTCGGTGGAGGGGTGATGGGACTGCAGGGCGCTTTCAGAGAAAACAGTCAAGTTATGGGTGAAAGGTTAATTAATGACAGAAACAGGGCCTCTTTGAGATGCAGAGACGGAGGACATGTTCCTACCTAACGTTCTAGGAATGTTCTTtaaaggtaacaaaaaaaatataaccTTCAGAGAAACTTTAGGGAACAGTCTTTCAAGGGTACCTGTTCGCTGCATTCAGttttaatataaacataaaatggctccatacaactTGTTCAATGTGACCCAAGTCTCATGACAGCCAGGGAtagaaaattgtttttaaaagaggCTATTTACACCCTTTTCACAGCCCAAatattcactgtagctgctgagctacagTAATAGAATTGGCGCTAAACTCATCTTAAGTGGGTGCAGGAGCTCCATCCTCTTGTCAAACCAATTTGGCTCTAGAGACTTAGGATTACATTGGACGAGCTGTACGGAGccatttaaaagacaacatttcaacacaagCCCCTGTCTACTTCAACTGTTTGGGAGAATGCCACTGTCTTTTTATAAATGGGCTACACCACTTAAGCTGACTTAAAAGCTCTAGTCTGTTGGTTTGACAAACTGACACCAAATAACAAAACGTGTGAATCTATGGCAAAAAAGTCACTGCTGtgaatctaaatgtttttttgtcacttgCATCAAGTTAGTGTGAAACTATCCCAATGGACTTCCATGACTTTCTGTTTAAAGGGTGAGAGGAGTGCCCCAGACGAACCACGCACCCTTTGGGCAATGACCTTAAAGGGTGTCTCTTTATCATAACAGTAATCACTATGGTAATACAattataatcatttttattatttctattatctattattataatgtgtttattataatCATGATTAGCAGTAAGCAACAATAATGTGGCTCATATCACCGCATCTGTGATGTTTGAACAGCTATAAGGATAATACAGACTTGTGTTGATTAAAATTACTTGtcatgcaaaagaaaacatactTATTGCTGCTGTTCGCGGACTGACTCATCAGAATCACGAGGTTTAATATCTCTGGTGATGGTCTATATCTTGCAGTTTCGCTTTCCCCGCTCGTGTTTTGGGATACTGTCTCAACTCATTAAGTTTCGTTTCTCCGGTCTGACACCCTGCGTGGGTGCGCCTGCTTTAAAAGTCTGAGCTCGACTTCTCTCAGTGCAGCAGTGTAACGACCCGGACGGACAGAGAAACACCGCCCCTGTTGGTTGTCCGGGAGTAGAAAGGGAGCCGAAGTCACCGGGACGTCCTCTGAGATGCAAATACGCTGTTGATGAGCGACATCCGTGTACAGCCTAGGAACCcgaagatttattttttttatttaaaataactTCGATCATATCCATCTTTAACCATGGTTAATAGGACTTTAAGTTCACGCTGTCAGATTGGACTCGAATTCTTTGAGTTTCTGAAGGAGACAAATCGTGAATCCGTCTCAGACAGACTTGAGCTGAGAGACATTTACAACACACAGTTCAGGTCGAGGTGGGTTGGCTTCATATTATGCAGGAAATTGATATTTTAtcgttattgttattttttatttttagcattttactattattattattattattattattattattattgatttaatttttgtgtgttttttttttaggattccAGGAACCAAAGACCCAAACTTCGGCTCAGTCCTCTATGCCCTGAAGGCgtccaaaaaaataacaagacgAAGAGACACTATTCGCTTCAACCCCACGGTATGCACTTCCATCTTGTACTACAGGGCACCTGAGGCTGCTCAGTCCTGTAAATAACCGCATTTACAGCTGTTGCGAAGTGATAATCCGAAGCTGGTGTGCAATCTTTGactttcatcagcatcatttgTCGAGATCAATGTATATATCAGTACAAATACAGTATGAAGTGGATTAACgggtgtctttttttatatgtatgtaattgtcatttaaaggtacagttaAAGAGAGTTCATGGGGTTAAAGTCTATGACACATCTGACCACTATAAATCATTGGTAGATAGGTGTAGGTGTGGTCTGGAGCCTGTTGGACTGGTGATCACATGACACCCTGCACTGTAGGTCAGTTCTAAAATCAATGTATGAATACAAATCTATCATTTTCGATATTGGTCACAGGTGTGATGACTATTTAAGACAAAATTATGTTacctttttaccttttaaaaacaaaaatcatgttGCTGATACAGtgtaaatcacttttttttatgcactttgTATCTTCagtaggatcacagtgttacatacatgttaacATCAAGTTTTCAAACTTAGAACATGAATTTGAAGTGATGCAGTTAGCtcctacattacatctgacagagTGCACCAGACCTGGGATTTATATTAATGACATTGGTGttgcacacacaaaatgtggGCGGGTGCCAAAATTGCACTAAAATGCCAATTTaaatgccaaaaaagaaaaaaaaaagttttgatgtcaaaattttgattttaacaCTTAATCAAATATAATGTTTTGAAGCGGCAGCAGCcatgtgtcattttcaaaacatgctTTTTGTCGTAAGCCCCAGTGACTTGCAGaagttgtgtctgtgttagGACAGGGAAGTGTCACAAAACCAAATGTCTGGGCTGTGAAATTCCCTTTTGTTGCAGGTGTGGAGGAAGAcataatgcatttattttggtgttgttgtgctgttgtgtccTTCTGGCAGCAGGTGGCAGACTGGCGAGCTGAACAAGCAATCCTTTTGCCTTCCCCTCTGAACATTATTTTGGGGTTTTCAAGATGATTAAACGATGTTGTTAAACATCATTGTAGTGCTAGTAAAAAATAAGGTAGAAGTATCTTTTTGTTGTGTATAAAAGGTATATACTCAacatttgtgtatgtttgtgtaatTAGAAACAAAGGATGCTGTTATGTTTAGATGcgttttatatttatatttaaaacagGGGGATATCATTATGTCCGCTGCCAATAACATATCATAAAAGAGCAGATATCCGCCATCTGAtagtgaaacaaagacaaaattgACGCTTCTTCTGCACAGGTTAGAGCTCTTTACGTGGACCAGTGGCATTCACCCAGGGGCCGTCAGCCAGAGCCAGCCCAGAGTGGAGCTGCCAGTCCTGACGCAGCACAGGCCCTCACCTCCGGAGATGACGCAGTGACTGGAGTTCGAGCCCGGAGGAAACTGGCTGGTCTTCTGAtgcaaaaactgaagaaagacaggTAACATAATCTTCATCCTCTCAAGAgacttctctgttttttataACCCATCATCTTTCACTACGAAGCAGTTTGTCAGCATTGTCAAACGTGTTGAATCACTTTTGTCACCAACTCGATGAAAAAGGAAACTGGAGTGCAGTTTTGCTTTGTGGACAAAAAGGCTGAATTAATTCAAAGTCCAGAATCACAACAACAAGCTTCAGTTACTCATGTGATGTTTAAAGAACGTTAATGCAGTCAGTGTTTTGCACCCGCAGAACTCAGTTCATCTCTGACAAAAATGGAATCCGCATTGACTCCGACCAGCAGTTTGAGAACGGGAAACTTTCCTTGTTTGTGGAGGAGTATGAGGTACTAATCTTACCCAGTATTCCCTGATTATTATCTCCCTAATCATATAAACCCAGTGATGCTCATGGCACAGATGTAAagccatgtttttcttttcttatctttttgAAACAGAGCATTGTTAATCTGAAAGTGGAGAACACTGGGACAGAACCTGTGTATTTCACCTACTACACCCCGCTGCACTTCCTCAAGTACTTCCGTCTGCACGATGAGTACAAAGTGACCAAGACAAACCCCCTGTGTCTAAAACCAGGTGACGTAAATGTCACGACTCCGTGTCTTCTCCAATGAGAGAGaattcacacaacacaacagacgtCATTACCTGTTATGATCTTTTCTCAGGTGCAAGCTATGAAATCCAGGTTACCttcagctgcagtttggttGGTTTCTACCCAGCTACACTGGCCTTTGAATTCAAACCAGACCTGGAGTCCTCCACTGCATTCCACATTGTGCGCTATATTGAGGCTCAGTATATAACTGCCTTAGGACGGGAGCTGGCACCCATCGCGCCCTACAAGCCTCGCGCCCTCCCTGCCTGGACCCCTGAAGTGGATTGGCAGATTGTGGATGGGCAGCGACCTGAAGGGTATCACTGTTCACTCAACGCGCTGTCAAACATGCAgcatatgtttaaaaatgtaaatgtgattaatccaactttttaaaagatgttttcttcttttaccaGGCTGTCAGTGCTGCGGCTCAAAAATGTGGTTGAACTAAAACAGTATCGAATACCAGCATACATGGACCAGCTCATCAACTCACTGAAGCAATCTGTTTTCTTCCACGATCAAAGGtatattcagttcagtttgcGATGTCAGCTGGTGTGGAAAGCCTAACCTCACTTGTGGGTTTTGCATGcatgttgaatgtgttttatttattacattaaagCCAGTAACAGTTACGTTTATATACAACTAATTGGCAACAGCAAACAGGTTTTGAGGAAAACTGAGAGCCAACcagattttccagctgttttctaTCAGCATAATGCAGAAAATTTGGGTAATTATTGTATCTTTTGCAGTTGAATACTAATTGACaagatatttaatttcttttctgcaaaatattgattttgcaTGCAATGTTTGCTTTTAGTGATTACTGCTAAATGAAACTTATTATGGTTGTCTTGGTTTAAAACAAAGATAATCAGCAGTGACTTGAAACACGAGACGGAACAAGACCATTTTAACCTGACACATGGTCTTTTCCCTTCCTCTACCAGTGCTTATGTTCCTTATAACGAACCACAGAGAAGATGTCAGAGTCCTATGTTTTTTATCCCCTATCCATCCAAACCACCTCCCCGGCAGTAAAGATTACAACGAATAATTAAATTCACATAATGTCCAACTTTAGTGGATCACTACAGATCACTTTTGGAATTAATCTGTAGGTGCTGTTCAAGATTAGACTTAACGTTTCTATGGATGTCAGTTTTTAAAACTGACAAAGGCCAAAACCTGACCTTCTACAGACTAAGGAAAGACTTATTTTTAGCACAGCTGTTTGCGGGAAATGCCTTATTAGAATGGTGAGGCAGGCAAAGGTCAAGAATCAGGGGCAAGCGTCCTGGGAGCCGAGGAATCCCCTGTCGACATGACAGAAATTGACTGGCGACCTCAGGCAGACGGCCTGTGGTCAGGACAGTTGAGAGGATCAGGTCTGCAGGGGATGAGGACACAAGGCTGGAGGATGGCGCATCTCTGGAGGATGGTTGGGAGGACGACCAGATGTTAAGAGCTGCTTTGGAGGCCAAGGTGCAGAAAAGAAGCTAGCGGGTCAGATGGTAGCAGGCCTGAGTAAAGGCTGACAGCTCAcagtctgaagtgaagtgaaaatcAGGCTAAAGACAGAGCTGTCCCTCTGTCCCCctcataaaaatgtgtcttccAATAACCTTTTATCCAAAGGGGATCAGAAATCAGGTCGTACAGTTCATCAAGGAAAGCTGGGTCCACGACAGGTGAGTTTGTAGTGTCAGTAGTGTCTCCCTTGTGCATACAACAAGGTGAGCAAAAGCAGAAGGAAAGACCCGCATGCAGACACAGGAAGCAGACCAGAAGAAGTTTAATGAATCTATTGCAAAAAGGCAATGAACACAAGGCTTATGGAACTGGTGAAATAAGGCAGCCCAATATGGCAAACAAATCTGTCGAGGATCAACAGCCCCGAAACAGGCAAGGTcagggaaaaacaaagcaaagctcCAAAGTTTGAGAATAACTGTGAacagatatacacacagacaagcacatGATTCTCTCCAGGCGATCCCCATTATGCCTCCCCTGAGGCCTGGCAGAGATAACAATGGGAAAACAACCCAGCTTCTGTTCTACAACATATACATTGCCATACAGTTTGTTCCTTTTCCTTGATCTTTTCAGAAGGGCCTTGCTGGAAAGTCCCTTGAGCTGGGAGAACTACTCCGAGAagtttcatctgctgctgtatctggaggagcAACAGATGGAGGTGGACATCAAGAGATACAACATCCCCAACGATGACAGAGCGGAGGCCACCATGACCAGAGACCGGGACAACAAGAAACTTCTTGTTCTGGAGGTTAGTATTTGCTTGAATTATCAGAAAGCACAAGACAAGTGCCGTCCGatatgtttttgattattttgattaacAACGCAACATATTCACCTGCCAGGTCCCTGGTGTGTCAGAGAATCGCCCCTCGGTGCTGCGAGGGGATTCGTTGTTGGCCTTTCCagttggtgaaaaaaaaattaaataccGTGGCTACGTCCACAGCGTGCAGCTCGACAGTGTCAAACTCGGCTTCAGCTCAGAGTAAGATCAACCCATCCCCATTAAGATgcaataattaaaatataagAATATTTGTTTGACTAGtattttccttgtttgttaGTATATGAGATTCACATATTTTTTGCTCTGCATTTATTTGCAGATTGCTTGATCGTTTTGTGGATGGCATGAAGTTCAATGTTGAGTTCACTGTCAACCGCCTGACTGTGCGtgttcagcacagagcagcagagatggcAACTACACGCAGGCTGGGAGAGGTGTTGTTCCCTGCTGCAAACCTCAATTCTCAGCAAACTGAGCTTCCCCAGCTCAGGttagacatgcacacatatagactgtgtatatatttgttttaaggGCAGTTCCTTTTGTACTTTATGGTTCACTGAtttatatcaaaacaaaatgatgtaaTTCCAATGCATTAAAATAGCTTATAATGGAAGCATTTTAAGAGCTTCATAATGGACTGATAACAAAATAAGCAATGTTATTCCAGGTACTTGAGTTACCTGATGAGAGTACATGCTTTTCTTTGCACGCAAACACAATTTCTCCACCTTTAACTCAGCACTAACATCATATGTGtcatcctctgtcctccattAAAAGGCTGTTTGACTCAAAGCTGGAGAGAAACCCAGAGCAGTATCGGGCTGTACAGCACATCGTAGCTGGCTCATCCAAACCTGCCCCCTACCTGGTGTTTGGCCCACCTGGAACAGGTAACTCAAGTACCAGCATCTAACTTTAATCTTTAAGCAAAGTAATCATTATTCTAATTCTTCTGTTCAGGCAAAACTGTGACTGTGGTGGAGGCCATCAAGCAGATAGAGAAGAACCAGGCCTCCTGCCATATCCTTGCCTGCGCTCCCTCCAACAGCGCTGCTGATCTGCTCTGCAAGAAGATTCTGGATCACGTGGATGAGCGTAAAGTGTTTCGCATGTACGCCACCAGCCGGGACCCAAAATTAGTCCCTGATGAATTCAAAACAAGGGTATGTTTGAGATACGAAGCTTTTCTTTGATGCACAAAGTAACTGATCCACCCTTATACACTTGCTTTCTTGCTGCAACACTGCTGCGCTTGACGTGTTCGATGCTGTTTCACTAAGTTTTGTGTACATGGACACTGTGCTGCTTTCACAGAAATGCTCTAACCTGGTAGGGGAGTGTTACGAGTTTCCTGCAAAAGAGAAGCTGATGGAGTACAGGATCATAGTCACCACTCTGTTATCCGCTGGAAGGTAGTGAATGACTCTGAGACTACAGTTTGCTCACCTGCACGCCACTATAAAAAAAGCTGCTCTTCACCAGTCAGttttactgtctgtctgagtaGGTTTGCTAACGTGTTTTGTACTCTGATCTCTGCAGGTTGGTCACAGGAGACATCCCTGAAGGTCATTTCACTCACATATTTGTGGACGAGGCGGGACACGCCGTGGAGACCGAATGTTTAGTCCCACTGGCAGGTGAAGAAAACCAACAGTGATTTCTGTAATTATAGTgaacttgttttatttgttgttttgactttGTTGTCTCTGGACCAAAGGGCTGCTCTGCGCAGAGTCTGGTCAGGTGGTTCTGGCTGGAGACCCCAAACAGCTGGGACCCATTCTCAGATCCCCATTTGCGATCAAATTCGGCATGGGTATGTACAGACATACTAAACATATATAGTGTCCTGTTCATGAAACTTTAGATAACTGAACATACATaattctgaaaacaaaatcttcctctgcttgtgtgtgtatttcgGCTGTCTGCAGGAGTGTCCCTCTTGGAGCGCATGATGAATGATTTCCCTCTGTACCAGAAGAAGGAGGACGGGTACAACAACTGCTTTGTCACCAAACTGCTGCACAACTACAGGTGTGGCAGTAGAGATGGATATAGTTCACTCCTTGACAGAAACAAGTTCTCCGATTATCCCCGTCTTCTAATATGCTTTCGTTGGTGTCCATCCTTTTCAGGTCTCATCCTGCCATCCTGAAGGTTCCCAACGATCTCTTCTATGACGgagagctgcaggtctgtgcaGACGAATATCTACGCAACTCCTACTGCAGTTGGGAATACCTCCCAAAGAAGGTAATGATTCTTCtttcaacacacactgaaagaggTAAATCCCGTCATCTCATAGCATGAGTTCGGTATCTCACTACGGGGTGCATATTCCTTGAAAGCTCACCATCATTACTTGAGACCCATTGGCTGTGTCAGGAGGGGGGAAATCCTTCTCCTATAAAAACCGACATCAACATCAGcttattcaaaataaatgcaccTCTTCCACTATTCAGGAAAGGAGGGTGGTCTGGTGAGATACTAAGCTCATTTTAACAGAGAACCAGGGTTACTTGCCCTCAAGTTGTCTTTTAAACTTTAGCTTGATATCTCACAATGGGGATTTATTGACTCCCATATTGTCGGACAACTTTATCTtgaaaactgactgacagataTTAACCGCGGCCCTCAGAGGAGCCCACGCTCAGCTCCCAAAGTGGGCACGGTGCATAGAACCTTGCAACGCAATGAGGTAAAGCTCAACTGGCTGCCAAGCATATATGTGACTGACCCGCCTCTAAACAGAGCTCAGAAATTCACCATCCCCTTAGTAGGGTGAGCGTGTCAAACGAGTGGGGCTTGAAGCCTCTTGCTGCAACAGGTCAAAGAAATTGTCCCAACGATCCAAGGAGGAAGTCATAATGTGCAAAGATGTACTATTATGCCCATGACACAAAAAGCTGATCTGTTTCCAAACCTTGTGTTTTGTAAACATAGATGCATAGTGTACACTTTGGGCACAATGTTCGTGGGAGTCACCCTACAGTAGGTTTCATATTAAGTCAGTGTTCATAGAAAAACAGGCCTTGGCAATGCcaacaaaagaacattttgagaTTT
This window harbors:
- the LOC119022204 gene encoding putative helicase mov-10-B.1, whose amino-acid sequence is MVNRTLSSRCQIGLEFFEFLKETNRESVSDRLELRDIYNTQFRSRIPGTKDPNFGSVLYALKASKKITRRRDTIRFNPTVRALYVDQWHSPRGRQPEPAQSGAASPDAAQALTSGDDAVTGVRARRKLAGLLMQKLKKDRTQFISDKNGIRIDSDQQFENGKLSLFVEEYESIVNLKVENTGTEPVYFTYYTPLHFLKYFRLHDEYKVTKTNPLCLKPGASYEIQVTFSCSLVGFYPATLAFEFKPDLESSTAFHIVRYIEAQYITALGRELAPIAPYKPRALPAWTPEVDWQIVDGQRPEGLSVLRLKNVVELKQYRIPAYMDQLINSLKQSVFFHDQRRALLESPLSWENYSEKFHLLLYLEEQQMEVDIKRYNIPNDDRAEATMTRDRDNKKLLVLEVPGVSENRPSVLRGDSLLAFPVGEKKIKYRGYVHSVQLDSVKLGFSSELLDRFVDGMKFNVEFTVNRLTVRVQHRAAEMATTRRLGEVLFPAANLNSQQTELPQLRLFDSKLERNPEQYRAVQHIVAGSSKPAPYLVFGPPGTGKTVTVVEAIKQIEKNQASCHILACAPSNSAADLLCKKILDHVDERKVFRMYATSRDPKLVPDEFKTRKCSNLVGECYEFPAKEKLMEYRIIVTTLLSAGRLVTGDIPEGHFTHIFVDEAGHAVETECLVPLAGLLCAESGQVVLAGDPKQLGPILRSPFAIKFGMGVSLLERMMNDFPLYQKKEDGYNNCFVTKLLHNYRSHPAILKVPNDLFYDGELQVCADEYLRNSYCSWEYLPKKNFPVIFHGVTGVDEREASSPSFFNIAEVEVLMDYVKKLLCTQGKKGLATISPRDIGIIAPYRKQVQKIRRALEKVGKNLPFKDMSGLKVGSVEEFQGQERRVIMVSTVRSSPDYTEIDKQFNLGFVKNEKRFNVAVTRPKALLIVVGNPRVLSNDETWAQFIQYCKDEGGYTGFTPAEDDEDMVMRLSALYISIEAKVETAESVVQQILDPEWRNDM